A window of the Haloquadratum walsbyi C23 genome harbors these coding sequences:
- a CDS encoding J domain-containing protein, whose protein sequence is MDADRLVVGIAAVFAGITTLLTILSFVYQIFLLIVAVPFAAATYLLWYHASGRIEKTLRAGATQQRRSRRGVDQSGNATRGPGSFEGSGPGRRATNHRQTRYTRGRSNRTPRHSNGLSTQEAYQTLGVDSDADQTTIKRAYRERVKKTHPDTETGDEEKFKRVNQAYEHLSE, encoded by the coding sequence GTGGACGCAGATCGCCTCGTTGTCGGAATCGCAGCTGTCTTTGCAGGTATTACGACCCTATTAACCATCCTTTCATTCGTTTATCAAATATTCTTACTTATTGTTGCTGTTCCCTTTGCAGCAGCAACATACCTCCTGTGGTATCATGCGAGCGGACGCATCGAGAAAACACTCCGCGCAGGTGCAACCCAGCAGCGAAGGAGTCGTCGCGGCGTCGATCAGTCTGGAAATGCCACCCGTGGACCAGGTAGTTTTGAGGGATCTGGACCAGGACGACGTGCAACAAATCACCGACAGACTCGATACACTCGTGGGCGAAGTAATCGAACACCACGACACTCGAATGGATTGAGCACTCAAGAGGCATATCAAACGCTCGGAGTTGACTCAGATGCTGATCAAACAACGATCAAGCGTGCATATCGCGAGCGGGTCAAAAAGACTCATCCTGATACCGAAACGGGTGATGAAGAGAAATTTAAACGCGTCAATCAGGCATATGAACATCTCTCTGAGTGA
- a CDS encoding MTH1187 family thiamine-binding protein, producing MSVIALLSVAPVIEESMASDVADAVEALDEFPVSYETNPMGTVIEADDTETLFTAAQAAHDAVDADRVSTVLKIDDKRARDTTAQEKVNAVEETLGRPARGDSLSPTEGSKTKTVKNDE from the coding sequence ATGAGTGTAATTGCATTATTGAGTGTTGCACCAGTGATTGAAGAGAGTATGGCAAGTGATGTTGCGGACGCCGTGGAAGCGCTTGATGAGTTCCCGGTTAGTTATGAGACGAATCCAATGGGGACAGTCATCGAAGCAGATGACACAGAAACGTTATTTACTGCTGCGCAAGCTGCACATGATGCTGTCGATGCAGATCGTGTGAGCACCGTCTTGAAGATTGATGATAAACGGGCGCGTGACACAACCGCGCAAGAGAAGGTCAATGCTGTTGAGGAGACTCTTGGCCGACCTGCTCGAGGTGACAGTCTGTCGCCGACTGAAGGGTCGAAGACAAAAACAGTCAAAAACGATGAGTGA
- a CDS encoding YcaO-like family protein, producing MSYALAITGPGPSAAIDAAKQVMTSTNTGLDSDPCYSSSKSEPTFIHTESPADADATVVVTTVEQTGEDGTTVIPGALSADSAMVFIEFGGMGGCPIDDIDAAITTLPAKGPTFETLQTRVMTTTSPGDAGFADRTTITAGVLAGQRAVGMCTASAVDISGTVLEISGTKIGPERDLIGTPDMYGHDGDMSERFTPEQTARDVNLDTSLSHAERAVDDRLGIITQVGERESFPAPYYIAQIASTESFSDTRAVEFAAGVDADWNIAYMKALGEALERYCAGVYRTEKFIKASEDTQSAAVSPRRFVQPERTPTYDPSNPIPWVPGINLATDEHVALPATFVYHPPPQERYRPAITTGLGLGNGGIEALCAGISEVIERDAAMLAWYSTFEPVKLTVDDESYRTLCQRARGVGLTVQTFLLTQDIDVPVIATAVYRDDGEWPQFAIGSDAGLDPVATAQGSLAEALQNWMELRAMGKDGVTDTDGAIDEYATFPGRVQKFIMTETTVAAKDIAPSPIPTGADALDSLIKHVTEADLDVYATRITTPDVSTLGFEAVRVLIPGAQPLFQQHSFFGERAKRVPREFGFDAKLDRPFHPFP from the coding sequence GTGAGCTATGCACTCGCGATCACTGGACCAGGACCGTCTGCTGCTATTGATGCTGCAAAACAGGTAATGACATCCACTAACACGGGTTTAGACTCCGATCCATGTTATTCGAGCTCGAAATCAGAGCCTACATTCATTCATACCGAATCACCGGCAGATGCGGATGCGACTGTCGTGGTAACAACAGTTGAGCAGACAGGTGAGGATGGAACCACGGTAATTCCAGGAGCGCTCAGTGCCGACTCAGCCATGGTTTTTATCGAATTTGGTGGGATGGGCGGATGCCCTATCGACGACATTGATGCGGCGATCACCACGCTTCCTGCAAAGGGTCCCACGTTTGAAACACTGCAGACGCGTGTTATGACAACAACATCACCAGGTGATGCAGGATTTGCAGACCGGACCACCATCACAGCAGGTGTACTCGCTGGGCAACGAGCCGTCGGGATGTGTACTGCATCTGCTGTTGATATCTCCGGAACTGTGCTTGAAATTTCGGGGACAAAAATCGGACCTGAGCGGGATCTCATAGGAACTCCGGACATGTACGGTCACGATGGCGATATGAGTGAGCGGTTCACCCCTGAGCAAACAGCGCGCGATGTGAATCTTGATACATCTCTCTCTCATGCTGAACGAGCTGTTGATGATCGATTGGGAATTATCACACAAGTCGGTGAGCGTGAGTCATTTCCTGCCCCATATTACATTGCACAAATAGCATCAACGGAGTCATTTAGTGATACTCGTGCTGTAGAGTTTGCGGCTGGTGTTGACGCTGATTGGAATATTGCATATATGAAGGCACTTGGAGAGGCACTTGAGCGATACTGTGCGGGAGTGTATCGAACTGAGAAGTTTATCAAAGCATCTGAAGACACACAGAGTGCAGCAGTCTCTCCCCGCCGATTTGTACAACCGGAGAGGACGCCGACATACGACCCAAGCAATCCAATACCGTGGGTCCCCGGAATTAACCTCGCAACTGATGAACACGTTGCACTTCCGGCGACGTTCGTCTATCATCCGCCACCACAGGAACGATATCGCCCAGCAATTACAACGGGGCTTGGGCTTGGGAACGGAGGCATTGAGGCTTTGTGCGCTGGAATCTCTGAAGTGATTGAGCGCGACGCAGCAATGCTTGCTTGGTATTCAACCTTTGAGCCGGTGAAGTTGACAGTCGATGATGAGAGCTACCGGACGCTCTGTCAGCGTGCTCGCGGAGTTGGACTTACTGTACAGACATTTTTACTTACACAAGATATCGATGTTCCTGTGATTGCAACTGCGGTGTACCGTGATGATGGTGAGTGGCCACAGTTCGCTATCGGATCAGATGCAGGTCTTGACCCGGTTGCAACCGCACAGGGTTCGCTTGCAGAGGCATTGCAAAACTGGATGGAGTTGCGAGCAATGGGGAAGGATGGTGTGACGGATACTGATGGGGCGATTGACGAGTATGCAACGTTCCCAGGTCGCGTACAGAAATTTATTATGACTGAAACTACGGTTGCAGCCAAGGATATCGCACCGTCACCTATCCCAACTGGGGCGGATGCGCTTGATTCACTTATCAAGCATGTAACTGAAGCTGATCTTGATGTGTATGCGACGCGCATAACAACACCCGATGTATCAACGCTTGGGTTTGAAGCTGTGAGAGTCCTTATTCCGGGCGCACAACCGCTATTCCAACAACACAGTTTCTTCGGTGAGCGAGCAAAACGTGTCCCGCGCGAGTTTGGATTTGACGCCAAACTTGATCGACCGTTCCACCCATTCCCGTAA
- a CDS encoding inositol monophosphatase family protein — protein sequence MTTSERISVARDAARAGAHVAADSFRTKLAIEQKDAKTDVVTQADRDAQTAVIESIRETFPEDAIVGEEEDALKVVPEDDTVWVIDPIDGTNNYVRGTRTWATVVGVVRDGVVTAGVITLPALDDNYWTDGESAYRNGTPVSVSETTDPEAGVVTPTMWWDFDSRNQYGNACQAIVDRFGDLRRIGSAQAALASVADGSLDAVITNLRTKPWDTLAGVAMVRAAGGTVTDLHGDTFRHDSIGLIASNGLIHSNALSAAQSIDHPDADQR from the coding sequence ATGACGACATCTGAGCGTATCAGCGTCGCACGTGATGCCGCGCGTGCCGGTGCACATGTCGCTGCTGATAGTTTTCGAACAAAACTTGCAATTGAACAAAAAGATGCGAAAACAGATGTTGTGACGCAAGCCGACCGTGATGCTCAAACAGCAGTCATTGAATCGATTCGTGAGACCTTTCCTGAAGACGCTATTGTTGGTGAAGAAGAGGATGCACTGAAAGTCGTCCCTGAAGATGACACGGTATGGGTTATTGACCCAATTGACGGCACAAATAACTATGTTCGTGGCACACGGACTTGGGCAACAGTTGTTGGCGTTGTGCGTGATGGTGTTGTCACTGCTGGAGTCATAACTCTGCCAGCACTCGATGATAATTACTGGACTGATGGCGAGTCAGCATACAGGAACGGCACCCCTGTGTCGGTCTCAGAGACAACAGACCCAGAAGCAGGCGTTGTTACTCCAACAATGTGGTGGGATTTCGATTCACGTAATCAATATGGCAACGCATGTCAGGCTATTGTTGATCGTTTTGGTGATCTTCGCCGAATAGGCTCTGCGCAGGCTGCTCTTGCCAGTGTTGCTGATGGGTCGCTTGATGCCGTTATTACAAATCTTCGGACAAAACCATGGGATACACTTGCGGGTGTGGCAATGGTTCGTGCTGCTGGTGGTACTGTGACGGACCTCCACGGTGACACATTTCGACACGACTCTATTGGGCTTATCGCCTCAAATGGATTGATACACTCGAACGCTCTCTCAGCAGCACAGTCAATCGATCACCCAGACGCGGACCAAAGATGA
- a CDS encoding universal stress protein has product MFNRILLPTDGTDAMQTVIDHAIDIASRRDAVIHILYVVDDRAFLTLQDGMKADVIAELEAEGETALEATARLFDNSDIKTTTALRKGDPADEIISYATETDVDLITMGTRRADYTENLVGSVSQSIVARADIPVLTTNLTRDDDI; this is encoded by the coding sequence ATGTTCAATCGAATCTTATTACCGACGGATGGGACCGATGCGATGCAGACTGTCATTGATCATGCGATTGATATTGCGTCTCGACGTGACGCGGTGATACACATTCTATATGTTGTTGATGATCGGGCATTCCTCACACTTCAGGATGGAATGAAAGCCGACGTAATTGCCGAACTTGAAGCTGAAGGCGAAACTGCCCTCGAAGCAACTGCTCGTCTCTTCGATAATTCTGATATCAAAACAACAACAGCACTTCGTAAAGGCGATCCAGCCGATGAGATTATTTCATACGCCACTGAGACAGATGTCGATCTCATCACAATGGGGACACGCCGAGCTGATTATACCGAGAATCTAGTCGGCAGCGTTTCACAGTCAATTGTTGCGCGTGCAGATATCCCCGTCCTAACGACGAATCTTACACGTGATGACGACATCTGA
- a CDS encoding DUF63 family protein → MSTVAARLDTSPERLWVGTVSTTVAVLVIGSLVAPETIYDSFLWHYFWGPVQADANSAVCAVRPGSTVQYLTSTTACANATEPVAYPGYTLVSEVGYMITLLVALIGVVFLLRQLKIGSDRQLFYALTPFIFFGGALRVIEDANDAVPSADALISYPLNTLVISPIIYFTVFAVTLVAVGFTVWAERRGLVERYDRLLFITGTGVLALALGYLISLVINSAPGVEFYPQVLLTVVIGATAVTGITWWVIKTFMPSINRGTEFVGLVILWGHAVDGVANVIGLDWMRAIGAGPNLVPKHPVNQFVVDVTGSVLPTSVLAITGDTWPFLLIKLLAATFVIWVFEPEIFEESPRYTMLLLIAVLAVGLGPGTRDMLRATFGV, encoded by the coding sequence ATGTCTACTGTCGCTGCTCGTCTTGATACTTCCCCAGAGCGTCTGTGGGTTGGCACTGTATCGACGACAGTCGCTGTGCTTGTTATTGGATCACTTGTCGCACCAGAGACGATTTATGATAGCTTTCTCTGGCATTATTTCTGGGGACCGGTTCAGGCGGATGCAAACTCTGCGGTATGTGCAGTTAGACCTGGCTCAACGGTACAATACCTCACGAGTACAACGGCGTGTGCCAACGCCACTGAACCTGTTGCATATCCTGGCTATACACTCGTTTCTGAAGTTGGATACATGATTACCTTGCTTGTTGCATTAATTGGGGTGGTGTTTCTTCTTCGCCAACTTAAGATTGGATCCGATCGACAACTATTCTATGCACTTACCCCATTCATCTTCTTTGGTGGGGCACTCAGAGTCATTGAAGACGCAAATGACGCTGTCCCGTCTGCTGACGCACTCATCAGTTATCCACTCAATACACTTGTCATCAGCCCAATCATCTACTTCACTGTCTTTGCAGTCACACTTGTTGCTGTTGGATTCACTGTCTGGGCAGAACGCCGTGGTCTCGTTGAACGATATGATCGGCTTTTATTCATCACTGGAACAGGAGTACTCGCGCTTGCTCTTGGCTATCTTATTTCACTTGTAATCAATTCAGCTCCTGGTGTTGAATTTTATCCGCAGGTGCTTCTCACCGTAGTCATTGGGGCAACTGCTGTAACTGGAATCACATGGTGGGTCATCAAAACGTTCATGCCGTCAATTAATCGTGGCACAGAGTTCGTTGGACTCGTTATTCTTTGGGGACATGCTGTCGATGGGGTCGCAAATGTGATTGGGCTTGATTGGATGCGCGCAATTGGTGCTGGACCAAATCTCGTGCCGAAACATCCTGTCAATCAGTTTGTTGTTGACGTTACTGGATCGGTGCTTCCGACATCAGTTCTGGCTATTACCGGTGATACATGGCCGTTTCTCCTGATAAAACTCCTTGCAGCAACATTTGTCATCTGGGTATTCGAACCAGAAATATTTGAGGAGAGTCCTCGCTACACAATGTTACTTCTCATTGCGGTTTTGGCAGTTGGATTGGGACCAGGCACGCGTGACATGCTTCGAGCGACATTCGGGGTCTGA
- a CDS encoding GTPBP1 family GTP-binding protein, whose product MSADRAALEAALDRGEEEGGNVEFKERLSREVHLADGRLESLAAQLRHRILSGDGTAMYVIGVTDDGGIAGISADAFSESMDVLSVLAEEAGAHIEDVETWGVGTETERGRVGVATLNEGSMLNVDDDHIVVGTAGHVDHGKSTLVGSLVTGTADDGQGQTRGFLDVQPHEVERGLSADLSYAVYGFTDTDTVHMDNPHRKSDRARVVEESDRLVSFVDTVGHEPWLRTTIRGLVGQRLDYGLLVVAADDGPTKTTREHLGILLAMELPTVVAITKVDMVDTDRVAEVERAVERLLRDVGRTPFLIERHGVAAAVDELSDSVVPILRTSAVTMTGLDELDSMFESLPKTTNHDRDDFRMYIDRTYSVTGVGAVASGTVGSGSVEAGDELQIGPMPDGSFRDVEVRSIEMHYHRVDRAEAGRIVGIALKGVDEEDIERGMALLPAENDPTAVRSFEAEIMVLNHPTRIRDGYEPVVHLQTASEAVIFHPDEGQLLPGDTGTATVEFKFRQYLVEEGQRFVFREGQSKGVGTVTDVTTHIDLSD is encoded by the coding sequence ATGAGCGCGGATCGGGCCGCTCTTGAGGCGGCCCTCGATCGCGGCGAGGAGGAGGGAGGAAACGTTGAGTTCAAAGAACGACTCTCTCGTGAGGTACACCTCGCAGATGGACGACTTGAGAGTCTCGCAGCACAGTTGCGCCATCGAATACTCTCAGGCGATGGCACCGCGATGTACGTTATCGGTGTGACCGACGATGGCGGTATTGCCGGCATTTCTGCGGATGCGTTCTCAGAGTCAATGGATGTTCTTTCTGTGCTTGCCGAAGAGGCTGGAGCACATATTGAGGATGTTGAAACCTGGGGAGTTGGTACTGAAACAGAGCGTGGGCGTGTTGGGGTTGCAACTCTCAACGAGGGGTCAATGCTCAATGTCGACGATGATCATATTGTCGTTGGGACAGCCGGTCACGTTGATCATGGAAAGTCGACGCTTGTTGGCTCACTCGTGACTGGGACTGCTGATGATGGGCAGGGGCAGACCCGTGGTTTTCTTGATGTACAACCACATGAGGTTGAGCGCGGTCTCTCAGCTGACCTCTCATATGCTGTGTATGGATTTACTGACACTGACACCGTCCATATGGATAATCCACATCGGAAATCAGACCGAGCCCGGGTTGTCGAAGAGTCAGACCGTCTTGTCTCGTTTGTTGACACAGTAGGACATGAACCGTGGCTTCGAACAACTATCCGTGGACTTGTTGGGCAGCGACTTGATTATGGACTTCTTGTCGTCGCTGCTGATGATGGTCCGACAAAGACCACACGTGAACACCTTGGCATTCTACTTGCAATGGAACTTCCGACGGTTGTTGCAATCACAAAGGTTGATATGGTTGATACCGACCGCGTTGCTGAGGTTGAGCGTGCTGTTGAGCGATTACTCCGCGATGTCGGTCGAACGCCGTTTTTGATCGAGCGACATGGGGTTGCGGCGGCTGTTGATGAACTAAGTGACTCAGTTGTCCCGATCCTCCGAACAAGTGCAGTGACGATGACTGGGCTTGATGAGCTTGACTCAATGTTTGAGTCTCTCCCGAAAACAACCAATCATGATCGAGATGATTTTCGGATGTACATTGACCGTACATACTCCGTGACTGGTGTTGGTGCTGTTGCCTCAGGGACTGTTGGATCTGGTAGTGTTGAGGCTGGTGATGAACTACAAATTGGTCCAATGCCGGATGGCTCATTCCGTGATGTCGAAGTGCGTTCAATTGAAATGCATTATCATCGTGTCGACCGCGCGGAAGCAGGAAGAATCGTTGGCATTGCACTGAAAGGTGTCGATGAGGAAGATATTGAACGCGGGATGGCACTGCTTCCAGCGGAAAATGATCCAACCGCTGTTCGCTCATTTGAGGCTGAAATAATGGTACTCAATCACCCGACACGAATTCGTGATGGCTATGAACCCGTTGTTCATCTTCAAACAGCAAGTGAAGCTGTTATCTTTCATCCAGACGAGGGGCAACTCCTTCCTGGCGATACCGGTACTGCAACTGTCGAATTCAAATTTCGCCAATATCTTGTAGAAGAGGGACAACGCTTTGTATTCCGTGAGGGACAATCAAAGGGTGTTGGAACGGTCACTGATGTTACCACACATATTGACCTCTCAGATTGA
- the tbsP gene encoding transcriptional regulator TbsP, whose amino-acid sequence MSLDANVLGTDMGHVLSSVLSEVTGAVYVVNPTQDLTKALVTDCSDTLTNDTSVRLLSDEQRLKEVMDNFIVASNAAELVDSNVLTLRVSDVSEPNSLIVTTSATVTMIQTNNQVAGLIADEIEFVTSVRDSYEQAFESATSYPLQTPAISSVRSTLASEIGDETRSDFDSVLTTLQTARDDRSALNEVIISLLVAAKNNVLLYDISKWGEDVGIASKATFSRTKTELEESGLIDTEKVPIDVGRPRLRLKLGHNQLVRASSDQLAGVAESLLA is encoded by the coding sequence ATGAGTCTTGATGCGAATGTGCTTGGCACAGATATGGGGCATGTTCTTTCATCTGTGCTTTCAGAAGTGACTGGCGCAGTATATGTAGTCAATCCAACTCAAGACCTCACTAAGGCACTTGTCACAGATTGCTCAGATACACTCACCAATGATACGAGTGTCCGATTATTATCTGATGAACAGCGGTTAAAAGAGGTGATGGATAATTTTATTGTTGCGAGCAACGCAGCCGAGCTTGTTGACTCAAATGTACTTACACTCCGGGTAAGTGACGTTTCAGAGCCGAATTCATTAATTGTTACAACGAGTGCAACAGTCACGATGATTCAGACGAATAATCAAGTTGCTGGGCTGATTGCTGATGAGATTGAATTTGTCACAAGCGTGCGAGATTCATATGAGCAGGCATTTGAATCAGCAACATCATATCCGCTCCAGACGCCAGCAATTTCATCTGTCCGGTCGACACTTGCAAGTGAAATCGGTGATGAAACACGCTCAGACTTTGATTCGGTACTAACAACACTACAGACCGCTCGTGATGATAGGAGTGCACTCAATGAGGTGATAATTAGCCTGCTAGTCGCTGCAAAGAATAACGTTCTTCTCTATGACATCTCAAAGTGGGGCGAAGATGTTGGAATTGCGAGTAAGGCAACATTCTCGCGAACAAAAACCGAACTTGAGGAATCAGGTCTGATTGATACCGAAAAAGTCCCAATTGACGTTGGTCGACCGCGGCTTCGTTTGAAACTTGGTCATAATCAACTCGTACGTGCCAGTTCCGATCAGCTCGCTGGCGTCGCAGAAAGTCTACTTGCATAA
- a CDS encoding DUF7838 family putative zinc beta-ribbon protein, with product MSLEREYECPDCGGMHFWKTASMEVHLGTKIKWACDGCGYEFIEIDDINTAGGVSVDSD from the coding sequence ATGAGTCTTGAACGCGAATATGAATGTCCAGACTGTGGAGGAATGCATTTTTGGAAAACAGCATCAATGGAAGTCCATTTGGGGACGAAAATTAAGTGGGCGTGTGATGGGTGTGGATATGAATTTATAGAGATTGATGATATCAATACAGCAGGTGGAGTCTCAGTTGACTCGGATTAA
- a CDS encoding M48 family metallopeptidase, with protein MLSLSTPVIGLAVLLVGVQVVYSALDMLNISYGAAAVRDADTWIRDGLNISDPERILAYQRSTTILSRIQSWVGLAILLAIVVTGIYTDLTRALTQTGLTPSIQGVLLIAGAVAGSRFLSAPFDLYKTFVIEDRFGFNNQTVMLWLRDWIIGLVIGLIAATLIGGTVLWVIEAVPSLWPVLGWLIVIGVSLATMVIYPRVIAPLFNDFEPIESGALRDAVEDVFSRAGFDCEQIYEMDASRRSSHSNAYFIGFGRAKRVVLFDTLIEQMSTNSIQAVLAHELAHWKKAHIWKQLVASTIQMGAVFAFLWWITSSEWVYTAFNLPSVTYAALGIGLLYAGPVLGLLSPVTNRLSLSHEREADDFAAETMGGPAAMTQALQTLAGENLQNPFPHPAYAAFHMTHPPIPTRIRRLREQYGDDNINDGLLDGDDSSAETDGDADDDPATPAA; from the coding sequence ATGCTCTCGCTCTCAACGCCAGTCATTGGACTAGCTGTTTTGCTTGTTGGTGTTCAGGTGGTGTATTCAGCACTTGATATGCTTAATATCAGTTACGGGGCTGCAGCTGTCCGCGATGCAGATACATGGATTCGTGATGGACTCAATATTTCAGATCCTGAGCGAATCCTTGCATACCAGCGTTCAACAACAATCCTCTCACGGATTCAATCATGGGTCGGACTTGCTATTCTCTTAGCTATTGTAGTGACCGGGATCTACACTGATTTGACGCGAGCGCTCACACAAACTGGATTGACTCCATCCATACAAGGTGTACTACTCATCGCTGGTGCTGTTGCTGGTTCGCGGTTCCTCAGTGCACCATTTGATCTATACAAGACATTTGTTATTGAGGATCGATTCGGATTCAACAATCAAACGGTTATGCTATGGCTTCGTGACTGGATAATTGGTCTTGTGATTGGACTCATTGCAGCTACGCTGATTGGTGGAACCGTCCTTTGGGTCATCGAAGCCGTCCCATCGTTATGGCCTGTTCTCGGATGGCTCATTGTCATTGGTGTTTCACTCGCGACGATGGTGATATATCCACGGGTAATTGCACCGCTGTTCAACGATTTCGAGCCAATTGAGTCCGGAGCGCTTCGTGATGCGGTTGAAGATGTGTTCAGTCGGGCTGGATTCGATTGTGAGCAAATATATGAAATGGATGCAAGCCGTCGGTCGTCGCACTCAAATGCATATTTCATTGGATTTGGTCGCGCTAAACGAGTTGTTTTGTTTGACACTCTTATCGAGCAAATGAGCACCAATTCAATTCAGGCGGTTCTCGCACACGAGCTTGCACACTGGAAGAAAGCACATATTTGGAAGCAACTTGTTGCGTCCACAATCCAGATGGGAGCAGTTTTTGCCTTCCTATGGTGGATTACCAGCTCTGAGTGGGTGTATACTGCATTTAATCTTCCATCGGTGACATACGCTGCATTAGGCATTGGACTGTTGTATGCTGGACCAGTTCTTGGACTTCTGTCACCCGTGACGAACCGCCTTTCATTATCGCATGAGCGTGAGGCTGATGACTTCGCAGCCGAAACCATGGGCGGACCAGCGGCTATGACACAGGCACTTCAAACACTCGCTGGGGAAAATCTGCAGAATCCGTTCCCACATCCAGCATACGCTGCATTCCATATGACTCACCCGCCGATTCCAACACGTATCCGTCGACTTCGTGAGCAATACGGTGATGACAATATCAATGATGGGCTTCTTGATGGAGACGACTCATCCGCTGAGACTGATGGAGACGCCGATGATGATCCAGCAACGCCAGCAGCTTGA
- the mch gene encoding methenyltetrahydromethanopterin cyclohydrolase — translation MDSINRMAVELVDEAIDFAEELRIVPQELDSGARVLDFGVNAEGGVEAGLLLAEIQTAGLATVQTRMDEIAGVQTPHVEVQTDHPAVALLCSQKAGWELEFDDPTFEGLGAGPARALVAEEDEFQALEYFDEFDLAVLSVESISLPSETVIEHVANKTDVNLSGVMLPTYATGSVVGSVTAAARAAELALFRLFELGYDVRNVHSAFGSAPIAPISYNESIAMGRTNDALAYGGTVHLTVTADDPVLKELPSTARDKYGTPFEEIFAEADWDFYDVPESVFAPAQVTVDVIDGPTHVLGETNEELVAESFEY, via the coding sequence ATGGATTCAATCAACCGGATGGCGGTTGAGCTTGTTGATGAGGCGATTGATTTTGCTGAAGAACTTCGAATCGTTCCACAGGAATTGGATTCGGGTGCGAGAGTGCTTGATTTTGGTGTAAATGCAGAGGGTGGCGTTGAAGCTGGATTATTACTTGCTGAAATCCAGACTGCTGGATTAGCAACTGTGCAAACCCGGATGGATGAGATTGCAGGCGTGCAAACACCACACGTCGAAGTTCAAACAGACCACCCTGCGGTAGCATTACTGTGTTCGCAAAAAGCAGGATGGGAGCTTGAGTTTGATGACCCAACGTTCGAGGGACTTGGGGCAGGACCAGCCCGTGCACTTGTTGCTGAAGAGGATGAATTCCAGGCACTCGAATATTTTGATGAGTTTGACTTGGCTGTGCTTAGCGTTGAGAGCATTTCACTTCCATCTGAGACTGTTATTGAACATGTCGCGAATAAAACAGATGTCAATCTGAGCGGGGTTATGCTCCCAACATATGCCACTGGATCGGTTGTTGGAAGCGTCACAGCCGCAGCGCGAGCTGCAGAACTTGCATTATTCCGATTATTTGAACTTGGATATGATGTTCGAAACGTTCATTCAGCATTTGGGTCAGCACCGATTGCACCAATTAGCTATAATGAAAGTATCGCAATGGGGCGAACGAATGATGCATTAGCATACGGGGGCACTGTGCATCTCACCGTCACGGCGGATGACCCTGTACTCAAAGAACTCCCCTCGACTGCTCGTGATAAATATGGAACACCATTCGAGGAGATATTTGCTGAGGCAGATTGGGATTTCTATGATGTTCCAGAAAGTGTGTTTGCGCCCGCACAGGTGACTGTTGATGTGATTGATGGTCCAACCCACGTTCTTGGCGAGACGAATGAGGAGCTTGTAGCTGAGTCATTTGAATATTAA